A DNA window from Acidobacteriota bacterium contains the following coding sequences:
- a CDS encoding ABC transporter permease, whose product MRRSVALLLLLAVWETASRGGALDPFYAPPPSAVAEVMFTLAAGGDLWPHLGATATAAFAGLLVGLVLGIALGFAAALAPPVADLLEPVMILLNAIPRVILAPLFVIWLGIGLASKLALATILVAVLIFFAVYNGVREVDRRLVERVRTLGGGRRTLVREVYVPSVTSWVMGSFKVAVGFAFTGAVVGEFVASSRGLGYLLQFAQSTYNAALTIALIVIIMGIVLLLFACAERIERRLLRWRYL is encoded by the coding sequence GTGCGCCGCAGCGTGGCGCTGCTGCTCCTGCTGGCCGTGTGGGAGACGGCGTCCCGTGGCGGCGCGCTGGACCCGTTCTATGCGCCCCCGCCGTCGGCCGTCGCGGAAGTCATGTTCACCCTGGCCGCCGGCGGCGACCTGTGGCCGCACCTGGGAGCGACGGCAACCGCCGCGTTCGCCGGCCTGCTCGTCGGCCTCGTGCTCGGTATCGCGCTCGGCTTCGCCGCCGCGCTGGCGCCGCCCGTCGCCGACCTGCTCGAGCCGGTGATGATCCTGCTCAACGCCATCCCCCGCGTCATCCTGGCGCCGCTGTTCGTCATCTGGCTCGGCATCGGCCTCGCCTCGAAGCTGGCGCTCGCCACCATCCTCGTCGCCGTGCTCATCTTCTTCGCGGTCTACAACGGCGTCCGAGAGGTGGACCGGCGGCTGGTGGAGCGAGTCCGCACGCTGGGCGGCGGACGCCGGACCCTGGTGCGCGAGGTGTACGTCCCGTCGGTCACGAGCTGGGTGATGGGCAGCTTCAAGGTCGCCGTCGGGTTCGCATTCACCGGCGCCGTGGTGGGCGAGTTCGTCGCGTCCAGCCGCGGGCTGGGCTACCTGCTGCAGTTCGCGCAGAGCACCTACAACGCCGCGCTGACCATCGCCCTGATTGTCATCATCATGGGGATCGTCCTGCTGCTGTTCGCCTGCGCCGAACGGATCGAGCGGCGCCTGCTGCGCTGGCGCTATCTGTGA
- a CDS encoding cation:proton antiporter: MIRPTPRQPGQVRPYRGLLGNWWLLVPALVFGAWRAAGAQHGTEDVGTGDVTLFFLALAAILVAAKVGGELIERLNQPAVLGELVVGIILGNLALAGIGVFEPLQTAPFLPIAAEIGVVLLLFQVGLESELDELLAVGASAVAVAVLGVVAPVALGYALSSVFLPGGAAWYVHLFLGATLAATSVGLTARVLKDIGRLDAPESNLILGAAVVDDILGLIVLAIVLGLVHAADAGGAIEISAGPILLIVLKAVGFLGGSVIVGRLLFVPLMRLVRLARSPSVPVVLAVAYCFLMAALAELVGLADIVGAFTAGLVVNDEIGRFFGEKKELYRIDASITPVSTIFVPVFFVYMGLRVDLAAFASLEVIVFAVLLSIVAIASKQVCALGVFQRGLNRWVVGIGMIPRGEVGLIFASIGHTVLVAGTPVLGDATFSAIIAMVMLTTLVTPPLLKAAFLKSSGSQAPIEVGRGG, from the coding sequence ATGATCCGTCCGACGCCACGCCAGCCGGGTCAGGTGCGGCCGTACCGCGGGTTGTTGGGGAACTGGTGGCTCCTCGTCCCCGCGCTGGTCTTCGGCGCGTGGCGGGCGGCCGGCGCGCAGCACGGCACCGAAGACGTGGGCACGGGCGACGTGACGCTCTTCTTTCTGGCCCTGGCCGCCATCCTGGTGGCCGCGAAGGTCGGGGGCGAGCTGATCGAGCGATTGAACCAGCCCGCCGTGCTCGGCGAGCTCGTCGTCGGGATCATCCTGGGCAACCTCGCGCTGGCCGGCATCGGGGTCTTCGAGCCGCTGCAGACCGCCCCGTTCCTGCCCATCGCGGCCGAGATCGGCGTGGTCCTTCTGCTGTTCCAGGTGGGGCTGGAGAGCGAGCTCGACGAGCTGCTGGCGGTGGGCGCCTCGGCCGTCGCGGTGGCGGTGCTGGGCGTGGTCGCGCCGGTCGCGCTCGGCTACGCGCTGTCGTCCGTCTTCCTGCCGGGCGGCGCGGCGTGGTACGTGCATCTCTTTCTGGGGGCCACGCTGGCGGCGACGAGCGTCGGGCTGACCGCCCGCGTGCTCAAGGACATCGGCAGGCTGGATGCGCCCGAGTCGAACCTCATCCTGGGCGCCGCGGTGGTGGACGACATCCTGGGCCTGATCGTGCTGGCGATCGTCCTCGGACTGGTGCACGCGGCCGATGCCGGGGGCGCGATCGAGATTTCCGCGGGGCCGATCCTGCTGATCGTCCTCAAGGCGGTCGGCTTCCTGGGCGGGTCGGTCATCGTCGGCCGGCTGCTTTTCGTCCCGCTCATGCGGCTCGTCCGCCTGGCCCGCTCGCCGTCCGTGCCGGTGGTCCTCGCCGTCGCCTATTGCTTCCTGATGGCGGCGCTGGCCGAGCTGGTCGGCCTGGCCGACATCGTGGGCGCGTTCACCGCGGGACTGGTGGTCAACGACGAGATCGGCAGGTTCTTCGGCGAGAAGAAGGAGCTGTACCGGATCGACGCCTCCATCACGCCGGTCAGCACGATCTTCGTGCCGGTGTTCTTCGTCTACATGGGCCTGCGCGTGGACCTGGCCGCTTTCGCTTCGCTGGAGGTCATCGTCTTCGCCGTCCTGTTGAGCATCGTGGCGATCGCGAGCAAGCAGGTCTGCGCGCTGGGCGTCTTCCAGCGGGGCCTCAACCGCTGGGTCGTCGGCATCGGCATGATTCCGCGCGGCGAGGTCGGCCTCATCTTCGCCAGCATCGGCCACACGGTCCTGGTTGCCGGAACGCCGGTTCTCGGTGACGCGACGTTTTCTGCGATCATCGCCATGGTCATGTTGACGACGCTGGTGACGCCGCCGCTGCTGAAGGCCGCGTTCCTGAAGTCGTCCGGGAGTCAGGCCCCCATCGAAGTGGGTCGAGGAGGGTAG
- a CDS encoding S9 family peptidase yields MSAERVLARVLVVGLAAVFAAIVGGAGNATAQVAPSEAPVAKVIPERLEAHGHTRIDNYYWLNQRENPDVVAYLEVENAYTDARMAHTEELQKELFDEIKGRIRQTDLSVPVKDGDYFYYSRVEEGRDYPIYARKHGSLDADEEVILDVNALAEGHDFYNAFPNVSSDGSLMAYAEDTRGRRIYTIRIKDLATGRSYPEAIEGASGNMAWAEDNRTLFYARRDATTLRADRIYRHAVGSDPGQDELVFHEEDEEFSVFVRKTKSKRYIVISSSHTITDEHRFVDAAEPDGDFRVFLPRARGHEHSIDHLGDHFYIRTNRDGAENFQLMRTPVGRTGTEHWETVIPHRGDVLLQYFELFRDHLVLSERESGLTRLRVRPWNGEEHYIAFDEPAYLAYLSANREVDTDVLRFGYTSLSAPSAVYDYDMTTRERMLLKEDEVLGGYDRVRYVVERLDAPARDGRVEVPVSLVYRRGLEKDGTNPLLLGAYGAYGYAMDATFSSPRVSLLDRGFVYAIAHVRGGQELGRSWYDDGKMFNKKNTFTDFIDVADFLVAGGYTSPSKLFATGGSAGGLLMGAVTNMRPELFRGVVAHVPFVDVVTTMLDTSIPLTTFEFDEWGNPAEREAYEYMLSYSPYDQVEAKGYPNLLVTTGLHDSQVQYWEPAKWVAKLRALKTDDNRLLLKTHMDGGHGGGSGRDRRYEELAFEYAFILDLAGEDVAQ; encoded by the coding sequence GTGTCCGCAGAACGGGTGCTTGCTCGCGTGCTCGTCGTCGGTCTCGCCGCCGTCTTCGCGGCAATAGTGGGAGGCGCCGGAAACGCAACCGCTCAGGTCGCGCCGAGCGAGGCCCCGGTAGCGAAGGTGATCCCGGAGCGGCTCGAGGCGCACGGGCATACGCGAATCGACAACTACTACTGGCTCAACCAGCGCGAGAACCCGGACGTCGTCGCGTACCTCGAGGTCGAGAATGCCTACACCGACGCCCGGATGGCGCACACCGAGGAGTTGCAGAAAGAGCTCTTCGACGAGATCAAGGGGCGCATCAGGCAGACCGATCTCTCGGTGCCGGTGAAGGACGGCGATTACTTCTACTACAGCCGGGTCGAGGAAGGCCGCGACTATCCCATCTACGCGCGCAAGCATGGGTCGCTGGACGCCGACGAAGAGGTGATTCTCGACGTCAACGCGCTGGCCGAGGGGCACGATTTCTACAACGCGTTTCCCAACGTCAGCTCGGACGGCAGCCTCATGGCCTATGCCGAGGACACGCGCGGACGGCGCATCTACACCATCCGAATCAAGGACCTGGCGACCGGCCGGTCGTATCCCGAGGCGATCGAGGGGGCGTCGGGCAACATGGCGTGGGCCGAGGACAACCGGACGCTGTTCTATGCCCGGCGCGATGCCACCACGCTGCGCGCGGATCGGATCTACCGCCACGCGGTCGGCTCCGATCCCGGACAGGACGAGCTCGTGTTTCACGAAGAGGACGAGGAGTTCAGCGTTTTCGTCCGCAAGACGAAATCGAAGCGCTACATCGTCATCTCGTCGTCGCACACCATCACCGACGAACACCGCTTCGTGGACGCCGCCGAGCCGGACGGCGACTTCCGGGTGTTCCTGCCGCGCGCCCGCGGACACGAGCACAGCATCGACCATCTCGGCGACCACTTCTACATCCGGACCAACCGGGACGGCGCCGAGAACTTCCAGTTGATGCGCACGCCGGTCGGCCGCACGGGCACGGAGCACTGGGAAACGGTGATCCCGCACCGCGGCGACGTCCTGTTGCAGTACTTCGAGCTCTTTCGGGACCACCTCGTGCTGTCCGAGCGCGAGAGCGGGCTGACCCGGCTCCGCGTGCGTCCCTGGAACGGGGAGGAGCACTACATCGCGTTCGACGAACCCGCGTACCTCGCCTACCTGTCCGCCAACCGGGAGGTCGACACGGACGTGCTGCGCTTCGGCTACACGTCGCTCTCGGCGCCGAGCGCCGTCTACGACTACGACATGACGACGCGCGAGCGGATGCTGCTGAAGGAGGACGAGGTCCTGGGTGGCTACGACCGCGTCCGGTACGTGGTGGAGCGCCTCGATGCGCCCGCGCGCGACGGAAGGGTGGAAGTGCCGGTGTCGCTGGTCTATCGGAGGGGGCTGGAGAAGGACGGGACCAATCCGCTCCTGCTGGGTGCGTACGGGGCGTACGGGTACGCCATGGATGCGACCTTCTCTTCCCCGCGCGTCAGCCTCCTCGACCGCGGGTTCGTGTACGCCATCGCCCACGTCCGCGGGGGGCAGGAGCTCGGGCGGTCCTGGTACGACGACGGGAAGATGTTCAACAAGAAGAACACCTTCACCGACTTCATCGACGTCGCCGATTTCCTGGTCGCCGGCGGCTACACGAGCCCTTCGAAGCTGTTCGCCACCGGCGGCAGCGCCGGCGGCCTGCTGATGGGCGCGGTGACCAACATGCGGCCCGAGCTCTTCCGCGGCGTCGTCGCGCACGTGCCCTTCGTCGACGTCGTCACGACCATGCTCGATACGTCGATACCGCTCACCACCTTCGAGTTCGACGAGTGGGGCAATCCCGCCGAGCGGGAGGCATACGAGTACATGCTCTCCTACTCGCCCTACGACCAGGTCGAGGCCAAGGGGTATCCGAACCTGCTCGTCACGACCGGACTGCACGATTCGCAGGTGCAGTACTGGGAGCCCGCGAAGTGGGTGGCGAAGCTGCGGGCGCTGAAGACCGACGACAACCGGCTGCTCCTGAAGACGCACATGGACGGCGGCCACGGCGGCGGCTCCGGCCGCGACCGCCGCTACGAGGAGCTTGCGTTCGAGTACGCCTTCATCCTCGACCTCGCCGGCGAGGATGTAGCGCAATGA
- a CDS encoding Zn-dependent exopeptidase M28 — translation MRAFAAGLAVVLALVIGSGPGAVVSGQQPDGNDDTANPIAELVGRLDLERYKAVIKGLTQFGDRRQGTQRNRDAVDWIEAWLEAAGCPTERLHYTYDPPPRTGGGRGRPSAPLNPTEPTPTGGRIGRNGSGAGGSSIFGYRVRTGVVRDPLMQPDEALRALNLEEPVNGDRSQVYCTRVGTTRPDEMYILGAHMDGHGFGEAADDDASGTALVMELARILSAPDVQTEVSIRFALWNDEEVGLIGSRAYVEQRRERQGLENPPGSGLYPEPRWLGMIQHDMMLFDHGAPGPDGVVSRDQRREADVNIEFQSSSDLADESRDLAFRFKAANDAYATDYPAAVGPHMSSTDSMPFMNITPSISLRENERGMHVGAGWNPHWHQPTDLYVTYTDDDFRLGLNAAQTTLAAIAGLAGASITGP, via the coding sequence ATGCGCGCTTTTGCAGCAGGGCTGGCTGTCGTTCTGGCGTTGGTGATCGGATCGGGTCCGGGTGCCGTGGTCTCCGGCCAACAACCGGACGGCAACGACGACACGGCCAATCCCATCGCCGAGCTGGTCGGCCGTCTCGATCTGGAGCGCTACAAGGCCGTCATCAAGGGCCTCACGCAGTTCGGGGACCGGCGGCAGGGGACGCAGCGCAACCGCGACGCCGTCGACTGGATCGAGGCCTGGCTGGAGGCGGCCGGCTGCCCCACCGAGCGTCTCCACTACACCTACGATCCGCCGCCGCGCACCGGCGGGGGCCGCGGCAGACCGTCCGCGCCCCTGAACCCCACGGAGCCGACGCCGACCGGCGGGCGCATCGGGCGCAACGGAAGCGGTGCGGGCGGCAGCTCGATCTTCGGCTACCGCGTGCGCACCGGCGTGGTCCGCGACCCGCTGATGCAGCCGGACGAGGCGCTGCGCGCGCTCAACCTGGAGGAGCCGGTCAACGGCGACCGCTCGCAGGTGTACTGCACCAGGGTGGGAACCACGCGGCCCGACGAGATGTACATCCTCGGCGCCCACATGGACGGGCACGGCTTCGGCGAGGCGGCCGACGACGACGCGTCCGGGACGGCCCTGGTGATGGAGCTGGCGCGCATTCTCAGCGCGCCGGACGTGCAGACGGAGGTCTCGATCCGCTTCGCGCTCTGGAACGACGAGGAGGTCGGACTCATCGGCAGCCGCGCCTACGTCGAGCAGCGGCGCGAGCGGCAGGGACTGGAGAATCCGCCCGGCTCCGGACTGTACCCCGAGCCGCGCTGGCTCGGGATGATCCAGCACGACATGATGCTGTTCGACCACGGGGCGCCGGGACCGGACGGCGTGGTCAGCCGCGACCAGCGGCGCGAGGCGGACGTGAACATCGAGTTCCAGTCGAGCTCGGACCTGGCCGACGAGTCGCGGGACCTCGCGTTCCGCTTCAAGGCAGCCAACGACGCCTACGCCACCGACTACCCCGCGGCGGTCGGACCGCACATGAGCAGCACGGACTCGATGCCGTTCATGAACATCACGCCGTCGATCAGCCTGCGCGAGAACGAGCGCGGCATGCACGTCGGGGCCGGCTGGAACCCCCACTGGCACCAGCCGACCGACCTCTACGTGACCTACACCGACGACGACTTCCGGCTCGGGCTGAACGCGGCGCAGACCACGCTGGCCGCGATCGCCGGGCTGGCCGGGGCCAGCATCACCGGTCCCTGA
- a CDS encoding type II toxin-antitoxin system prevent-host-death family antitoxin: MGLAVSSLPSGCWPETTAPGPDPITNARTTASPAAKARIGLSLIPFPLRDDIVAIVRLRAVPLPAVLLPAILLDGDRETVLPRRPASPSDLTGRRAGYHSVRMKITATAASLRERLNEYLGHVKAGSEVVVTEHGLPVARLTAIETAGRPANPSGPSIPAAGAESLFLEPAEQGTSRRDRLARAGSLKLGRGSARPGLLTPPSGEPFGARILAALLADRMGGR; this comes from the coding sequence ATGGGATTGGCCGTGTCGTCGTTGCCGTCCGGTTGTTGGCCGGAGACCACGGCACCCGGACCCGATCCGATCACCAACGCCAGAACGACAGCCAGCCCTGCTGCAAAAGCGCGCATCGGTCTCTCCTTGATCCCATTCCCGCTCCGAGACGACATCGTCGCCATTGTACGTCTCCGAGCCGTTCCGCTACCCGCCGTGCTCCTGCCCGCGATTCTCCTCGACGGGGATCGGGAGACGGTTCTGCCGCGACGGCCCGCGAGTCCGTCCGACTTGACCGGCCGTCGGGCGGGCTACCATAGTGTCCGCATGAAGATCACCGCCACCGCGGCGAGCCTGAGGGAGCGCCTGAACGAGTACCTCGGACACGTGAAGGCGGGCAGTGAGGTCGTGGTGACCGAGCACGGTCTGCCGGTCGCCCGGCTCACGGCCATCGAGACGGCCGGCCGGCCGGCGAACCCTTCCGGGCCATCGATACCTGCGGCCGGCGCCGAGAGCCTGTTTCTGGAACCCGCCGAGCAGGGCACGAGCCGCCGGGATCGACTTGCGCGGGCCGGATCGCTGAAGCTCGGGCGCGGTTCCGCGCGGCCGGGGTTGCTCACCCCTCCCTCGGGCGAACCGTTCGGGGCGCGAATACTCGCGGCGCTGCTCGCCGACCGCATGGGAGGCCGATGA
- a CDS encoding type II toxin-antitoxin system VapC family toxin, whose protein sequence is MMFWDSSAVVPLIAPSPQSTTLTDHLAADRGLTVWRGTAVECAAALYRSHREESIGQAALDAALLRLHAFTEDADTVAPGEFVRRRASELVATHRLRAADAFQLAAALAWCEGHPRGERFLSLDDRLRDAARREGFTVLP, encoded by the coding sequence ATGATGTTCTGGGACAGCTCCGCGGTCGTCCCGCTCATCGCGCCGAGCCCGCAATCGACGACGCTGACGGACCACCTTGCGGCCGACCGGGGGCTGACCGTCTGGCGGGGCACGGCGGTCGAATGCGCCGCCGCTCTCTATCGCTCCCATCGGGAGGAGTCGATCGGGCAGGCCGCGCTCGACGCGGCGCTTCTCCGTCTTCATGCGTTCACGGAAGACGCCGACACGGTGGCGCCCGGGGAGTTCGTTCGCCGCCGGGCGAGCGAACTGGTGGCGACCCACCGCCTGCGGGCGGCCGACGCGTTCCAGCTCGCCGCGGCGCTCGCGTGGTGCGAGGGGCATCCGCGGGGCGAGCGCTTTCTGTCCCTCGATGACCGGTTGCGCGACGCGGCACGGCGCGAGGGGTTTACCGTGCTGCCCTGA
- a CDS encoding AAA family ATPase, whose product MRFESVRAHPFGPFDDDTLTLAPGLNVVYGTNEAGKSTWHAALYAGLCGMRRRKGGLSAEDKRFRDRHRPWDGNGEWAVSAVVALEDGHRVELHHDLANRVNSSAVDADLAGRDYAGRITYEGAPDGSRWLGLNRRSFLGVACVRQAQILGLLNDAGALQEDLQRAAATAGADETAARALELLATYRKEQVGSEHAPKKPLRTSRERVDAALSALERAREAQAHYLARRRDVEQLAREAQALEEEAAALRAARAAEAAEDAERRAGHAAELPALFPAGPPRSAAAGSGPRTAAVVHAAAPYVAAAAVAAGVALALTDFSLPGLLTGAPGLGYLAWWWLSKRRAAAAAAEGRRLLGELRAEAGRLRDEAVALAEPVDPSALQAARGAAPDRLEAAEHEARRARDACHTARGRIEQLAGDVPNMADAEDELAAARSELGRVEKLDRTLARTIEFLERAEERVHRNVAPVLRATALEWLPRVTGGRYTDCKVDPESLQVDVRNGHGPWRRAALLSHGAAEQIYLLLRLALSRHLVAPGEVCPLILDDVVAACDVERKQTVLETLQAVGAETQVILFTHEEDVRAWARQRLSAPRDALTELPRPR is encoded by the coding sequence ATGCGGTTCGAATCGGTTCGCGCGCACCCCTTCGGGCCGTTCGACGACGACACCCTGACCCTGGCACCGGGCCTGAACGTGGTCTATGGGACGAACGAGGCGGGCAAATCGACGTGGCACGCAGCACTCTACGCCGGGCTCTGCGGCATGCGGCGACGCAAGGGTGGGCTGAGCGCGGAGGACAAGCGTTTCCGGGACCGCCACCGGCCCTGGGACGGCAACGGCGAATGGGCGGTCTCGGCCGTGGTGGCGCTCGAGGACGGCCACCGCGTCGAGCTGCATCACGACCTCGCCAACCGGGTCAACTCCAGCGCCGTCGACGCCGACCTGGCCGGGCGCGACTACGCGGGCCGGATCACGTACGAGGGCGCACCGGACGGATCACGGTGGCTCGGACTCAACCGCCGGTCCTTCCTCGGCGTGGCCTGCGTCCGGCAGGCGCAAATCCTCGGGCTGCTCAATGACGCCGGCGCGCTCCAGGAGGATTTGCAGCGCGCCGCGGCAACGGCCGGCGCAGACGAGACCGCCGCACGGGCCCTGGAGCTGCTCGCCACGTACCGCAAGGAACAGGTGGGGTCCGAGCACGCTCCGAAGAAGCCGCTGCGGACTTCCCGCGAACGGGTGGACGCCGCGCTGTCGGCCCTGGAACGGGCACGGGAAGCCCAGGCGCACTATCTCGCTCGCCGACGCGATGTAGAGCAACTCGCACGGGAAGCGCAAGCACTCGAGGAGGAGGCGGCGGCGCTGCGGGCGGCGCGCGCGGCAGAGGCCGCGGAAGACGCCGAGCGCCGGGCGGGCCACGCGGCGGAGCTCCCGGCCCTGTTCCCCGCCGGACCTCCCCGTTCCGCCGCTGCGGGGTCAGGGCCGCGGACCGCGGCCGTAGTCCACGCCGCGGCGCCGTACGTCGCCGCGGCCGCGGTGGCGGCCGGCGTCGCACTGGCCCTGACCGATTTCAGCCTGCCGGGCCTTCTCACCGGCGCCCCGGGTCTCGGCTATCTGGCGTGGTGGTGGCTCTCGAAGCGGCGGGCGGCGGCAGCGGCGGCGGAAGGGCGACGGCTGCTCGGGGAGCTCCGGGCCGAAGCCGGACGCCTGCGTGACGAGGCCGTTGCGCTGGCCGAGCCGGTGGACCCGAGCGCGCTCCAGGCGGCGCGCGGCGCGGCGCCGGACCGGCTCGAAGCCGCGGAGCACGAGGCCCGCAGGGCGCGCGACGCCTGCCATACCGCCCGCGGCCGGATCGAGCAGCTCGCCGGGGACGTGCCCAACATGGCGGATGCGGAGGACGAGCTGGCTGCCGCACGAAGCGAGCTGGGGCGGGTCGAAAAGCTCGACCGGACGCTGGCCAGGACCATCGAGTTCCTCGAGCGCGCCGAGGAGCGCGTGCACCGCAACGTGGCGCCCGTGCTCCGCGCTACCGCCCTCGAGTGGCTGCCGCGGGTCACCGGCGGGCGCTACACCGACTGCAAGGTCGATCCGGAATCCCTGCAGGTCGACGTCCGGAACGGCCACGGCCCCTGGCGGCGCGCCGCGCTCCTTTCGCACGGCGCCGCCGAGCAGATCTACCTGCTGCTGCGGCTCGCCCTCTCGCGCCATCTCGTCGCGCCGGGGGAGGTCTGCCCGCTGATCCTCGACGATGTGGTGGCCGCGTGCGACGTCGAGCGCAAGCAGACCGTGCTGGAAACCCTGCAGGCGGTAGGGGCGGAAACGCAGGTGATTCTGTTCACGCACGAAGAAGACGTGCGGGCGTGGGCGCGGCAACGGCTGTCGGCGCCCCGGGACGCCCTGACGGAGCTGCCTCGTCCGCGCTGA
- a CDS encoding metallophosphoesterase, giving the protein MEPCSESNRWSRPRSRRTAGGRDALSNRVSRVKIVHFADLHLDSGFAWAGADGAAARQRRQSLRDSLKRIAELAADIEAGALFCGGDLYEHDRATPDTARFLQAAFAHLAPCPVYIAPGNHDWYGPDSLYALVDWSPNVHVFREPRLEPVDLGNGLTLWGAAHCAPANTGNFFEGFLAEGPGVHVALCHAAERTGLAEQGSEKLPHAPFDARDIERAGLQHAFLGHYHRPRDAARHTYPGNPDPLAFGEDGERGAVVATIGADGSVTRERRLVAATAAHDLLLGITGCTSQQAVRDRLGRVADGRRGVARLTVEGELHPEVDLREEDLRQVLLRSFDAVQVRFSAMHAGYDTEEIVREETVRGQFVRDVLEAGLPDDEARRVLAAGLRALEGRTDLETL; this is encoded by the coding sequence ATGGAGCCCTGCTCCGAATCGAACCGGTGGAGCCGGCCGAGGAGCCGTAGAACCGCCGGTGGCCGGGACGCGCTTTCCAACCGGGTGTCGCGCGTGAAGATCGTTCACTTCGCCGACCTCCATCTCGACTCCGGGTTCGCGTGGGCGGGAGCCGATGGAGCCGCGGCAAGACAGCGCCGGCAGTCGCTGCGCGACTCGCTGAAGCGCATCGCGGAGTTGGCGGCCGACATCGAGGCCGGCGCGCTCTTCTGCGGCGGCGATCTCTACGAGCACGACCGGGCGACCCCCGACACCGCCCGATTTCTCCAGGCTGCATTCGCCCATCTCGCCCCTTGCCCCGTCTACATCGCGCCGGGCAATCACGACTGGTACGGTCCGGACAGTCTCTACGCGCTCGTTGACTGGAGCCCCAACGTCCATGTCTTCCGCGAGCCGCGCCTGGAACCCGTGGACCTCGGCAACGGCCTGACCCTGTGGGGCGCCGCCCACTGCGCTCCGGCGAACACGGGCAACTTCTTCGAGGGATTCCTGGCGGAGGGACCCGGCGTGCATGTGGCCCTCTGCCATGCCGCGGAGCGGACAGGACTCGCCGAGCAAGGCAGCGAGAAGCTGCCGCACGCCCCGTTCGACGCGCGGGACATCGAGCGCGCCGGCCTGCAGCATGCGTTCCTCGGCCACTACCACCGGCCGCGGGACGCGGCGCGCCACACCTACCCCGGGAATCCGGATCCGCTGGCGTTCGGGGAGGATGGCGAACGCGGCGCGGTGGTGGCCACCATCGGCGCGGACGGTTCGGTGACACGAGAGCGGCGCCTCGTCGCAGCGACGGCCGCGCACGACCTGTTGCTCGGCATCACCGGCTGCACTTCGCAGCAGGCGGTACGCGATCGCCTGGGACGGGTTGCGGACGGCCGGCGCGGCGTCGCGCGGCTGACGGTGGAAGGTGAGCTGCATCCCGAGGTCGACCTCCGCGAGGAGGATCTGCGCCAGGTGCTGCTCCGGTCCTTCGATGCCGTCCAGGTCCGCTTCTCCGCCATGCACGCAGGCTACGACACCGAGGAGATAGTCCGGGAAGAGACGGTACGCGGCCAGTTCGTACGGGACGTGCTCGAGGCCGGGCTGCCGGACGACGAGGCGCGGCGTGTGCTGGCGGCCGGCCTGCGGGCGCTCGAAGGCCGGACGGACCTGGAGACCCTCTGA